A genomic region of Persephonella marina EX-H1 contains the following coding sequences:
- a CDS encoding CRISPR-associated helicase/endonuclease Cas3, with amino-acid sequence MRKIYAKIYYKDGKPVPETLEEHTENLLIELEKLKNIYGRDIVINEDFWENLKFACLFHDLGKVSDNFQSKLKRIVGEKIPRGVDKEIPHNFLSGIFLYSKSIRKLIPREFFDYIFYAVVFHHDREINFDSNYLKEVVEKDISKKADLLNWLEKYSIVIDRVDPDRSGILFKKIKEFKYSEHEKTKEVKRSKYFILLKGLLHRLDHSASAKVNVEEERIKNPREKLIQKLSKKENFTGLKPFQEKAKDYENENILLTASTGMGKTEFAINWIGESKAFYTLPVRVSVNAMYDRFVNYFGKDKIGLLHSDAVFYGFDKYEKFEDNLSIEEHIIRTQATRQFAMPITITTADQLFTATFKYPGYEKVYATLAYSKIVLDEPQSYSPDTLAIIIKGLQEISELGGKFCFMSATIHPFIRERLKDYCRILDAVFNTEKKHKITLLDNSLEETTEKIKDLYKKGKKVLVILNTVKKSQEIYKLLKDDKTNVKLLHSLFINRDRKEKEDQIKENFKTEQPVIWITTQLVEASLDIDYDVLFTEIATLDALIQRMGRVNRRKGRTIDENSSPNIFIALNNPSDQGKIYNKNIVELTKEALKNYEGEILTEEIKQSLMEEVYNEEKIKSTKFYEKFEKNLELLEYGYQADTKGEAQKLFREVLNINVIPEKILNENYTQIDNLINQILDKSIPYPERLKSIHKLNSFTLGLPIFRIKDQIPTDITPPKMRNKIFSVNFDYNSELGLIIESQQLGEIL; translated from the coding sequence ATGAGGAAAATTTATGCAAAAATCTATTACAAAGACGGAAAACCAGTTCCAGAAACTTTAGAGGAACATACGGAAAATCTTCTGATAGAGCTTGAAAAGCTAAAAAATATATACGGCAGAGATATAGTAATTAATGAAGATTTTTGGGAAAATTTAAAATTTGCCTGTTTATTTCATGATTTAGGAAAAGTATCTGATAATTTTCAAAGTAAGTTGAAGAGAATTGTAGGTGAAAAAATCCCCAGGGGAGTGGATAAAGAAATACCTCATAATTTTCTGTCTGGAATATTTTTATATTCAAAATCAATAAGAAAATTAATACCAAGAGAGTTTTTTGATTATATTTTTTATGCTGTAGTTTTTCACCACGATAGAGAGATCAATTTTGATAGTAATTATCTTAAGGAAGTTGTGGAAAAGGATATTTCAAAAAAAGCTGATTTACTAAACTGGCTGGAAAAGTATTCAATAGTTATAGACCGTGTTGACCCAGACAGATCAGGGATTCTTTTTAAGAAAATAAAAGAATTTAAATATAGTGAACATGAAAAAACAAAAGAAGTTAAAAGGTCTAAATACTTCATACTACTAAAGGGATTACTTCACCGTCTTGACCACTCAGCATCTGCAAAAGTAAATGTGGAAGAAGAAAGAATAAAAAATCCAAGGGAAAAACTAATACAAAAACTTTCTAAAAAAGAAAATTTTACAGGACTAAAACCATTTCAGGAAAAAGCAAAAGATTATGAGAATGAAAACATACTTTTAACCGCTTCAACAGGAATGGGAAAAACAGAGTTTGCTATAAACTGGATAGGTGAAAGTAAAGCATTTTATACTTTGCCTGTCAGGGTATCTGTTAACGCAATGTATGATAGGTTTGTTAACTATTTCGGTAAAGATAAAATAGGACTTCTTCACAGCGATGCTGTTTTTTATGGATTTGATAAATACGAAAAGTTTGAGGACAACCTATCAATAGAAGAGCATATAATTAGAACTCAGGCAACAAGACAGTTTGCTATGCCGATAACAATAACCACTGCTGACCAGTTATTTACAGCTACATTTAAATATCCGGGATATGAAAAGGTATATGCTACACTTGCATACTCCAAAATAGTTTTAGATGAGCCACAAAGCTATTCTCCTGATACATTAGCAATAATAATCAAAGGTCTTCAGGAAATATCTGAACTTGGTGGGAAGTTTTGCTTTATGAGTGCTACCATACATCCGTTCATAAGGGAAAGATTAAAGGATTACTGTCGTATATTAGACGCCGTTTTTAATACAGAAAAAAAGCATAAAATTACCTTACTGGATAACTCTTTAGAAGAAACAACAGAAAAAATAAAAGATCTGTATAAAAAAGGCAAAAAAGTCTTAGTGATCCTGAACACCGTAAAAAAATCACAGGAGATATACAAATTACTTAAAGATGATAAAACCAATGTAAAACTTCTTCACTCACTATTTATAAACAGGGACAGAAAAGAAAAAGAAGATCAGATAAAAGAGAATTTCAAGACAGAACAACCAGTCATCTGGATAACAACTCAACTTGTAGAGGCATCTCTGGATATAGATTATGACGTCTTATTTACTGAAATAGCTACTCTTGATGCATTAATACAGAGAATGGGAAGAGTAAACAGAAGGAAAGGCAGAACAATTGATGAAAACAGTTCTCCAAATATATTTATTGCCTTGAACAACCCATCAGATCAGGGAAAAATATACAATAAAAATATTGTAGAGTTAACGAAGGAAGCTTTAAAAAACTATGAAGGAGAAATACTGACAGAAGAGATAAAACAGTCATTAATGGAAGAAGTTTATAATGAAGAAAAAATAAAAAGCACAAAGTTTTATGAAAAGTTTGAGAAGAACTTAGAATTATTGGAATACGGTTATCAGGCAGATACCAAAGGAGAAGCTCAAAAATTATTTAGAGAGGTCCTAAATATAAATGTAATTCCCGAAAAGATACTTAATGAAAATTATACACAGATAGATAATCTGATTAACCAGATTTTGGACAAGTCAATACCATATCCAGAGAGATTAAAGAGCATTCATAAATTAAACTCTTTCACTTTAGGTCTTCCAATCTTCAGAATAAAAGACCAGATCCCAACAGACATAACACCACCTAAAATGAGGAACAAAATATTTTCCGTAAATTTTGATTATAATAGCGAACTCGGATTAATTATTGAAAGTCAGCAACTTGGTGAAATTTTATAA
- a CDS encoding nucleotidyltransferase domain-containing protein, translating into MQDLIRQKLKNIEKNHNIKILYACESGSRAWGFESPDSDYDIRFIYVEKLDYYLSIEQKRDTIEIIDGELDFVGWELKKALFLLRKSNPSLIEWLNSPRVYLKDEEFYKKIKKLMEKSFNPKSLMYHYFHMAKSNYREYLKGDLVKVKKYFYVLRPIFALNWIQDKKRIPPIEFEILLNGVHISDKVKLEILKLLKEKKNTKELDLRPKIKILNEFIEKNIDYYEKFLKEFDFRTNLPEVYGYNFLLRRMIFKYDTEICNPK; encoded by the coding sequence ATGCAAGATTTAATAAGACAAAAACTTAAAAATATTGAAAAAAATCACAACATAAAAATCCTCTATGCCTGTGAGTCTGGAAGCAGAGCGTGGGGATTTGAATCTCCTGACAGTGATTATGACATCAGATTTATATATGTAGAAAAACTGGATTACTACCTGTCAATAGAGCAAAAAAGGGATACCATTGAAATAATCGACGGAGAACTTGACTTTGTCGGATGGGAGCTTAAAAAAGCTCTGTTTCTGCTCAGGAAATCAAATCCTTCCCTCATTGAGTGGTTAAACTCTCCTAGAGTTTACCTGAAAGATGAAGAATTTTATAAAAAAATCAAAAAACTCATGGAAAAGTCCTTCAACCCAAAATCCCTGATGTACCACTACTTCCACATGGCAAAATCAAACTACAGAGAATATCTAAAGGGAGATTTAGTAAAGGTAAAAAAATACTTCTATGTGTTAAGACCTATATTTGCATTAAATTGGATCCAAGATAAAAAAAGAATTCCACCAATAGAATTTGAGATTCTTTTGAACGGAGTCCATATTTCAGATAAAGTTAAACTTGAAATCTTAAAACTACTAAAAGAAAAAAAGAATACAAAAGAACTGGATCTTAGACCAAAAATTAAAATATTGAATGAGTTTATAGAAAAAAATATAGATTATTATGAGAAATTTTTGAAAGAGTTTGATTTTAGGACAAATCTTCCTGAAGTTTACGGCTATAACTTCCTATTAAGAAGAATGATTTTCAAATATGATACTGAAATATGCAACCCGAAATAA
- the cas4 gene encoding CRISPR-associated protein Cas4, whose amino-acid sequence MQPEINFEELKVNGIKINYYFICPRKLWLFDRKITMEEKSDRVLMGALLHETSYKRDKTKEVLIDNIISIDILDNLNIREVKYSDRMAEADRMQILYYLYYLKKLGISKKGIINYPKQKRREFVELTPEDERKIEQALMEIDRILKQEKPPPVIDVPYCKKCAYFEFCFG is encoded by the coding sequence ATGCAACCCGAAATAAACTTTGAAGAGCTTAAGGTTAATGGGATTAAAATCAATTATTACTTTATTTGTCCCAGAAAGTTATGGCTTTTTGATAGAAAGATCACGATGGAAGAAAAGTCTGACAGGGTTCTTATGGGGGCGTTACTTCACGAAACCAGTTACAAAAGAGATAAAACTAAAGAAGTTCTGATTGATAATATTATCTCAATTGATATCCTGGATAACTTAAACATCAGAGAAGTTAAATACTCTGATAGAATGGCAGAAGCTGATAGAATGCAAATTCTATACTATCTGTATTATCTAAAAAAGCTTGGAATAAGCAAAAAAGGGATAATAAACTATCCCAAGCAAAAGAGAAGAGAATTTGTAGAGCTTACACCAGAAGATGAAAGGAAGATAGAGCAGGCTTTAATGGAAATAGATAGAATACTAAAGCAGGAAAAACCACCACCTGTGATAGATGTCCCATATTGCAAAAAATGTGCTTATTTTGAGTTTTGCTTTGGGTGA
- a CDS encoding DUF2357 domain-containing protein, whose product MIIESNSINLKEIGIRHNDIKFLKYLEESEKVRIEDDILYVENFCGYLTDNILVIPSKIKKSLESFKKESDFQTFFNFFFEKFLNYIIRELSKENIIYSIALANFPVDESKPVESKIFKLLLLLEKKDELINSVHFVLSNPHKELIENEEYKNLGEVYVVNEDVLTDIISNPQFLYKTENGIIEDRYSPIKVLQYVTEETFDTLENRFIKYFLKEIETVLSEELEEFLYLKELREIKEEVEYALQTDIFVEVGNLSYFPSNSQVLMKKAGYREIFNIYRLFHSSFIPQIFKNLDIALSLKDMATLWEYYVLIEILKSLKKIYGNYETKINFEERTKQGTIYDYAVFEFEDGLKLYFQKSLYSYSRLEFRPDFIMEMNNKKYIFDAKFRIFEDNRKDILLNMHYYKDGLDAEFAVAVCYGNNTLGNFYFKDKGIYEIEFDKKFLNQEYFEGIGFLNLDLKKILIND is encoded by the coding sequence TTGATCATAGAAAGCAATAGTATTAATTTAAAAGAAATTGGCATTAGACATAACGATATTAAATTTCTAAAATATTTAGAGGAATCTGAAAAAGTAAGAATAGAAGATGATATTTTATATGTAGAAAATTTCTGCGGATACTTGACAGATAATATACTTGTGATACCGTCCAAAATAAAAAAATCCTTAGAAAGTTTTAAAAAAGAAAGCGATTTTCAAACTTTCTTTAACTTTTTCTTTGAAAAATTTTTAAATTACATTATCAGAGAACTATCAAAAGAGAATATTATTTACTCAATTGCTTTAGCAAACTTCCCTGTAGATGAAAGCAAACCAGTGGAAAGTAAAATCTTTAAACTTTTACTACTCTTAGAAAAGAAAGATGAGTTGATAAACTCTGTTCATTTCGTTCTCTCTAATCCTCATAAAGAGTTAATCGAAAATGAAGAATACAAGAACTTAGGAGAGGTATACGTAGTTAATGAAGATGTTTTGACTGACATTATATCTAATCCTCAGTTCTTATACAAAACGGAAAATGGAATTATCGAAGACAGATATTCGCCTATAAAGGTTTTACAGTATGTGACAGAAGAAACATTTGATACTCTTGAAAATAGGTTTATTAAGTATTTTTTAAAAGAGATTGAAACAGTTCTGTCTGAAGAACTAGAAGAATTCCTATATCTAAAGGAGCTAAGAGAAATAAAAGAGGAAGTTGAATACGCCTTGCAAACAGATATTTTTGTGGAAGTCGGAAATCTAAGTTATTTTCCTTCGAACTCTCAGGTATTGATGAAAAAAGCAGGTTATAGAGAAATATTCAATATATATAGATTGTTCCATTCTTCATTCATACCACAGATTTTTAAAAATCTTGATATTGCGCTTTCTTTAAAAGATATGGCTACTTTATGGGAATACTACGTATTAATAGAAATACTAAAATCACTCAAAAAGATTTACGGAAATTATGAAACAAAGATTAACTTTGAAGAAAGAACTAAACAAGGGACTATATACGATTATGCGGTGTTTGAGTTTGAAGATGGATTAAAACTATATTTTCAAAAGAGCTTATACTCTTATTCCAGGTTAGAATTTAGACCTGATTTTATTATGGAAATGAATAATAAAAAATATATTTTTGATGCAAAATTTAGAATTTTTGAAGATAATAGAAAGGATATTCTCTTAAATATGCATTATTATAAAGATGGATTAGATGCTGAATTTGCTGTTGCAGTATGTTATGGAAATAATACATTGGGAAATTTTTATTTTAAAGATAAAGGGATTTATGAAATAGAATTTGATAAAAAATTTTTGAACCAAGAGTATTTTGAAGGTATAGGGTTTTTAAATTTAGATTTAAAAAAAATCCTGATTAATGATTAA
- the cas1b gene encoding type I-B CRISPR-associated endonuclease Cas1b translates to MSRRFYINSNGRLRRKENTLYFETEQNGEIVKKALPINDIDVIYVFGELDINTKALNYLSGYDIPIHFYNYYGFYSGSFLPRKKNVSGSLLVEQVRHYIDNKKRQYLAVSFVEGAAYHILRNLRKQNINSEDFEEIEKDLFPKIFETRNTEELMALEGNIRERYYQLFNKIINNEDFFMEKREKRPPDNPINALISFGNSIMYNTVLTEIYRTQLDPTISYLHTPQEKRFSLSLDLAEIFKPFIIDPLIFSLINNRQITIKDFDKDLNYAYLNENGRKKFLKAYEERLSKTIKHRKLKRKVSYRQLIRLECYKLIKHLISDEDYKPFKAWW, encoded by the coding sequence ATGTCTCGTAGGTTTTATATTAACTCTAACGGAAGGCTTAGAAGAAAAGAGAACACCCTTTATTTTGAAACAGAGCAGAATGGGGAGATAGTCAAAAAAGCTCTTCCGATAAATGATATAGATGTAATCTATGTTTTTGGCGAGCTTGATATAAACACAAAAGCTCTGAATTACCTGTCTGGATACGATATCCCTATTCATTTCTACAATTACTATGGATTTTATTCTGGAAGCTTTTTGCCGAGAAAAAAGAATGTTTCAGGGAGTCTGTTAGTAGAGCAGGTAAGGCATTATATAGATAATAAGAAAAGGCAGTATCTTGCGGTATCTTTTGTTGAAGGAGCGGCCTATCATATTCTAAGAAATCTAAGAAAGCAGAATATAAATTCTGAAGATTTTGAAGAGATAGAAAAAGATCTTTTTCCTAAGATCTTTGAAACCAGAAATACTGAAGAACTTATGGCATTAGAAGGTAATATCAGGGAAAGATATTACCAGCTTTTTAACAAAATAATAAATAACGAAGATTTTTTTATGGAAAAAAGAGAAAAGCGGCCACCAGACAACCCGATAAATGCTTTAATAAGTTTTGGAAATTCTATTATGTACAATACTGTTCTCACGGAGATATACAGGACTCAGCTTGATCCTACTATAAGTTACCTTCACACGCCACAGGAAAAGAGATTTTCATTATCTCTTGATTTAGCCGAGATCTTTAAGCCTTTTATTATTGACCCACTTATTTTCAGTCTAATTAATAACAGACAGATAACCATAAAAGATTTTGATAAAGATCTGAACTATGCCTATCTGAATGAAAATGGACGAAAAAAGTTCTTAAAAGCTTACGAAGAAAGGCTTTCTAAAACAATTAAACACCGGAAGTTAAAGAGAAAAGTCTCTTACAGACAGTTAATTAGGCTTGAATGTTATAAGTTGATAAAACATCTGATAAGTGATGAGGATTATAAACCATTTAAAGCGTGGTGGTAA
- the cas2 gene encoding CRISPR-associated endonuclease Cas2 — MFVIVTYDISEDRRLNKVRKILKKYLYWSQLSTFEGEISEGKLAQCMSEINDVIDRNEDSIYVYEVKNPRNIKKKVLGIKKSYMDNFL; from the coding sequence ATGTTTGTTATAGTGACTTATGATATTTCCGAGGACAGAAGATTAAATAAAGTAAGGAAGATATTAAAGAAATATCTTTACTGGAGTCAGCTATCTACATTTGAGGGTGAAATATCTGAAGGTAAGCTTGCACAGTGTATGTCTGAGATAAATGATGTTATTGATCGCAATGAAGACAGCATTTATGTTTATGAGGTGAAAAATCCCAGAAATATAAAAAAGAAAGTCTTAGGGATAAAAAAAAGTTATATGGATAATTTTTTGTAA